The following nucleotide sequence is from Streptomyces xiamenensis.
ACCGCGGCCGTCTCCGTCGCCACCTACCGGGCCGACACCTGCCGGCTCACCTTCGCCGACCAGCCGGCCCTGACCGCCCTCACCAGCTGACCCGGCACGGCTGAGCCGGGCGCGGCACCGCCACCGGCGGCGCCGGATCACTCCGGCCGGACGCCGCACTCCGCCGGGCCGCCCGGCGGGTGCACCGCGAACATCTCCGCCTCCACCCGGTCCAGCGCCATCCGCAGCGCCCCCCAGGCGATCGCCTCCGCGCCCAGCGCCGACGCCGCCACCCGCGGGGTGCGCAGACAGTACCGGGACAGCTCCCGCGCCAGCGGCTCCACCACCCCGTCCAGCCCCGAGGCCCAGCCGCCCACCACCACCAGCTCGGGATCCAACGCCAGCACCAGCGCCGTCACATCGTGGGTCAGCCGCTCCACGTAGCGCTCCACCGCCGCCCCCGCCAGCGCCTCCCCACCCCGCGCCCGCTCGAACACCCGTCCCACCGCGGCCTCGTCCAGCGCCGCCAGCGGCCGGCCGTCCGTGGACAGCAGCGACTCGGGCGTCGCCCCCCGCCCCAGCAGATGCAGCGCCCCGATCTCCCCGGCCGCCCCGCCGTACCCCCGGTGCACCCGCCCCCCGATCAGCGATCCCGCGCCGGGCGACAGCCCGGCCAGCACCATCACCACATCGTCACAGCCCACCGCGGTGCCCCGCCAGCGCTCGCCCACCGCCGCCACGTTCGCGTCGTTCTCCACCACCACCGGCGCCCCGAGCGCCGCCCTCAGCCGCTCCCCGAGCGCCAGCCCCGTCCACCCCGGCAGCGCCGCGCACAGCCGCACCGAACCGTCGGCCGCCATGATCCCCGGCGAGCCCACCCCCACCGCCCGCACCGAATCCCGCGCCACCCCCGACGCCATCAGCGCGGCCCGCGCCGCCCCCTCCACCAGGGCGAGACGCTCGGCGGCCGGTGTCCGCGCAGTCGCCGTCCGCACCGCCGAGCCCACCCGCCGCCCGGCCAGATCGGACACCAGCACCGCGACCCGCAGCGCCCCTATCTCCACCCCCAGCAGATGACCGGCCTCCGCCCGGAACCGGAAGCGGCGCGCCGGGCGCCCCACCCGGGGCGCCCGCGTCCCGTCACCGTTCACCGCCGCGGCGGCGTATCCCGCGCCCAGCAGCGACTCCACGACCTGCTCCACGGTGGGCCGGGACAGCCCGGTGACGGCGGCCAGCTCCGCCAGCGACGGAGACCGCCCCGACTCACCGGCCGCCCGCAGCGCCCGCAGCACCACCGCGGAGTTGATCCTGCGCAGCAGGGACGGATCCCCGCCCTCCCACGACGTCAGAGAATCGCCCCCGGCGTGTACGTGGCAGCCTTCGGATGCCGCTCGGCCACCTCCTCCACGGCCGCCACCACGGCGGCCACCTGCTCCCCGGCCGCGCCCGTGAACGACAGCCGGTCCGCCATCAGCGCCGCCAGCTCGGCCGCGCCCAGCGGGATACGGTCGTCCGCCGCCAGCCGCTCCAGCAGCTCGTTGCGCTCGCCGCCCTCCCGCAGCCGCAGCGCGGACGCCACCGCGTGCTCCTTGATCACCTCGTGCGCCGTCTCGCGGCCCACCCCGGCGCGCACCGCCGCCATCAGCACCTTGGTGGTCGCCAGGAACGGCAGGAAACGGTCCAGCTCCCGGGCCACCACCGGCTCGAACGCCCCGAACTCGTCCAGCACCGTCAAAAACGTCTCCACCAGCCCGTCGAAGGCGAAGAACGCGTCCGGCAGCGCCACCCGGCGCACCACCGAGCACGAGACATCGCCCTCGTTCCACTGGTCGCCCGCCAGCTCGCCCACCATCGAGGCGTGGCCGCGCAGGATCACCGCGAGCCCGTTCACCCGCTCGCACGAGCGCGTGTTCATCTTGTGCGGCATCGCCGAGGAGCCCACCTGCCCCGGCTGGAAGCCCTCGGTCACCAGCTCCTGCCCGGCCATCAGCCGGATCGTCTTCGCCAGCGAGGACGGCGCCGCGGCCAACTGGACCAGCGCCGAGACCACCTCGTAGTCCAGCGAGCGCGGGTACACCTGGCCGACCGAGGTCAGCGCCCGGGCGAAGCCCAGGTGCCCGGCGATCCGCGCCTCCAGATCCGCCAGCCGCGCCGGATCGCCACCGAGGAGGTCCAGCATGTCCTGGGAGGTGCCCACCGGGCCCTTGATGCCGCGCAGCGGGTAGCGGGCCAGCAGCTCCTCCACCCGGCCGAACGCCACCAGCAGCTCGTCGGCTCCCGTCGCGAAGCGCTTGCCCAGCGTGGTCGCCTGCGCCGCCACATTGTGCGAACGCCCCGCCATCACCAGGCCGCCGTACTCGCCCGCCAGCCGGCCGAGCCGCGCCAGCAGCGCCACCGTACGGTCGCGCACCAGCTCCAGCGAGAGCCGGATCTGCAACTGCTCCACGTTCTCGGTCAGATCCCGCGAGGTCATGCCCTTGTGGATCTGCTCGTGCCCGGCGAGCGCGTTGAACTCCTCGATCCGCGCCTTCACATCGTGCCGCGTCACCCGCTCACGCTCGGCGATCGACGCCAGGTCCACCCGCTCCAGGACGCGCTCGTAGTCGGCGAGCGCCTCGTCGGGGACGGCCACGCCCAGATCCCGCTGGGCGCGCAGGACCGCCAGCCACAGGCGGCGCTCCAGCACCACCTTGTACTCGGGGGACCACAGCCGGGCCAGCTCCGCCGAGGCGTAGCGGCCGGCCAGGACATTCGGAATGCGGGGCTTGTCTGTCACGTCACCGGATTCTACGGCGGGCTCAGCTCGGGTCGCTTCGGCGCCCGCCCGTCGCCCGAGGAGCGGCCCGTCAGCCGCCGCCCGATCCACGGCAGCAGATGCTCCCGGGCGAACCGCACGTTCGTCCCGACCCGCTGTCCGAAGCCGACCGGGGTGGGGGGCGGCAGCGGAGCGTCCCAGTCGAAGGAGGCCGGGTGGCCGAGCCGCTGCCACACCGCCTCCGCGACCCGGCGGTGCCCCTCCGTCGTCAGATGCAGCCGGTCGTCCGCCCACATCCGCGGGTCGCCCAGCGCCCGCGAGGCGTACAGATCGGCCACCACCACGCCCTCGTGCCGGGCGGCGAGCGTGTCGATGTGCGCGTACAGCTCCTCCATCCGCCCCCGGTAGCGCTCCAGCACCGGGCCCGTGCGGCCGGGGGAGCGCATCAGCAGCAGCGTCCGGCAGGACGGCGCCAGCCGTTCCACCGCCTCCTCCAGCAGCCCGCACACCCGCGGCAGGTCGCAGCGGGGTCGCAGCACGTCGTTCAGGCCGCCGACCAGCGTGACCAGATCCGCGTCCATCGCGGCCGCGAGGGGCACCTGGTCGGAGGTGATCTGCGCGATCAGCTTGCCGCGCACGGCGAGGTTCGCGTACCGGAAACCGGGCGCGTGCCCGGCCAGCCGGTCCGCCAGCACATCGGCCCAGCCCCGGTACGAGCCGTCGGGCAGCGCGTCCGACATGCCCTCGGTGAAGGAGTCCCCCACCGCGACAAAGCTGCGGACCGGCTCCGCGCCTTCCTGTCCCCGGTCCCTCTCCAGTTCCATGGCATTCACCCGGGCGATGCTATCGAGACGGCGCGGCCGAGGCGGTCCCGCCCGGTGGGCCCACCAGTTCGCGCAGCACGTCCTCCATCGTCACCACCCCCGTGGGCCGTCCGTCCGCTCCCATCACGGCCGCCAGATGCGTCGCCCCGCCGCGCATCGCGGTCAGCACCTCGTCCAGCGGGGTGCCCGCGCCCACCCGGGCGATCGGCCGCAGCGCCGACAGCGTGAAGGGCAGCTGCGGTCGGGCGGCGTTCAGCGCGTCCTTCACATGCAGATAGCCCAGCACGGCGCCGCGCTCGTCAAGCACCGGGAAACGCGAGAACCCGGTGCGGGCCGACAGCGCCTCCAGCTCGTGCGGGCTGATGCCCACCCGCGCCGTCACCACCGCTCCGCGCGGTCGCATCACCTCGCCCACCGGGCGCCGCGCCAGCCGCAGCGCGTCGCGCAGCCGCCCGGTGGCCCGCTCGTCCAGGAGCCCGGCCGCCCCCGAGTCGGTGACGATCCGGTCCAGTTCCTCGTCCGAGAACACCGCGACCACCTCGTCGCGCGGGGTGACCCGCAGCAGCCGCAGTACCGCGCTCGCCAGGTCGTTGATGCCGCGCACCAGGGGCGACAGCGCCCGGGAGAGCGCCAGCAGCGGAGGGCCGAGCAGCAGCGCGCAGCGCAGCGGGGTGGCCAGCGCGATGTTCTTGGGCACCATCTCGCCCAGCAGCATGTGCAGATAGGTGGCCACGCTCAGCGCCACCACGAACGCGATGGGATGGGTCGCTCCCTGCGGGACGCCGATCCCGTGCAGCAGCGGCTCCAGCAGATGCGCTATCGCCGGCTCGGCGACGATGCCCAGCACCAGGGTGGTCAGGGTGATGCCCAGTTGGGCGGTGGCCATCAGCAGCGAGAGGTGTTCCAGCGCCACCAGGACCCGGCGGGCACGCGCGTCGCCCTGCGCGGCGAGCGGGTCGATCTGGCTGCGGCGCACCGAGATCAGACAGAACTCCCCGAACACGAAGAACGCGTTGAGGGCGATCATCAGCAGCCCGGTCAGCAGTTGGAGCGCGATCACCGTGCCTCCTTCGGGGACGGTACGGGAGCGGTCAGCCGCACCCGGACGACGCGATGGTGGTCGGTGCGCAGCGCCGCCAGCTCCCAGCCGCCGCTGTCCACCCGGTCACCCGGGGCGGGGATGCGCCCCAGCTCGGTGGCGATGAACCCGGCGAGCGTCTCGTACGGCCCCTCGGGCAACTGGAGCCCGATGACCTGGAGCTGATCGCGGCGCACCGCGCCGTCCGCCTCGTACACGCCGGGGCCCAGTGGCAGCAGATCGGGTGCCTGGCGCGGATCGTGCTCGTCGCGGACGCTGCCGACGATCTCCTCGATGATGTCCTCGAAGGTGAGCACCCCCGCGGTGCCGCCGTACTCGTCGATGACCACCGCCATCGGACGTTCGTCCGACAGCTCCTCCAGCAGCCGGTCGGCGGGGAAGGTGTCCGGCACCAGGAGGGGTTCGCGCATGAGGTCACGCACCGGGGTGCGGGCCCAGCGCTCGTCGGGCACCGCGAGCACGTCCTTGAGCTGGACGATGCCGCGCACCGCGTCCAGGCCGCCCTCGCACACGGGGAACCGGGACAGTCCGGTGGCGCGGATGGCGTCGGCGACGTCCTGGAGCGTGGCGTCGGTCTCCAGGGCGGCGACCCGCACCCGGGGGGTCATGATCGACTGCGCGGTCAGCCCGGACAGCTGGATCGAGCGGACGAACAGCTCGGCCGTGTCGGCGGCCAGCGTGCCCTCCTCGGCGGAGTGCCGGGCCACGGCGACCAGTTCCTGGGGGAACGTGCCGACGCCAGCTCCTCGGTGGGCTCCAGCCCGAGCCGGTGCAGCACGCGGTTGGCGGTGTTGTTCAGATGCCGGATGAAGGGCCGGAAGGCGGTGGAGAACCCGCGCTGGAGCGGAGCCACCCGCCGGGCGACGGCCAGCGGGGAGGAGATCGCCCAGTTCTTGGGGACCAGTTCACCGATGACCATGAGGACAACGGTGGACAGGGCGGTGCCCAGCACGAGGGCGACGGTGCCCACGGCGGATCCGGGCAGCCCGGCCGCGCGCAGCGGGCCCGCCAGCAGTGCGGCCGTGGAGGACTCGGCGAGCATGCCGATCACCAAACTGGTGAGGGTGATGCCCAGCTGGGCCCCGGAGAGCTGGAAGGTGAGCGACCGTACGGCGCTGAGCGCGCCGGGCGCGCCGGGCAGGCCGCGCTCGGCGGCCTCCTCCAGGACCGACCGTTCCACGGTCGTCAAGGAGAACTCGGCGGCCACGAACACCCCGCAGGCCACGGTGAGCAGAAGGGCCACGCACAGCAGCAGAACCTCGATCACGACACCACCGTCCTGACGGAAGCGGACATAGCGCCCCACTGTACGAGCAGGGCGCGGAAGGCGCGGGGAGGAGAGGCACACCCGCGCCGGGGAACGGGCCTGCGGCGCGGCGGGGGATAAGGTTGCGGTCATGTCTGACGCGGAGAACGCCCTGTTCGCGGCGGTTGACGCGCTGGTGGAACAGGCCGCCGCGCACGGCGAACTGCCCCCACCGGCGGAACGCCGGCGCCTGCGGGAGGCCGCCGGGCTCACCCGGCAGCAGGTCGCCGGGGCGCTGGACGTCAGTTGGCAGGCGGTGGCCGCCTGGGAGTCCGGCCGAGCGGTGCCCCGCCCGCCGAAACGCGCCGCGTACGCCCGCCTGCTGGAGCGGCTCGCCGAACGCCATCCGCAGCCGGCCGCACAAGGCGGAGCGAGTCGTCCGGCGGAGGGCGCGGCGGGGGACGGGAAGCGGACCGACGGTGCGCCGGGTGCGCGGGAGGAAGAACCACCGACGGCGGGCGCGGCCACGGAACGGGCGCGGGGGGTCCTCGCGGACGCGCCGGATGTGCCGGACGCATACGGAGCGGATGCCTCCCCGGTGCCCCGCACGGAACGGGAAGGCGCCGCCGCCCCTCCGTCCGGCGCACCGGCTCCCGGCCGCCGACCCGCCGCCGGAGGAAGCGACCGCCCGGGGAAGCCGGCCGCCGACCGTACGGGTACGGCCGTCGGCGCGGTGGCCGTACCGGGTCCGGCACAGCCCGGCGACGACGCCCAAGCCCTCCCCGGCGCCGGACCCGCCCGTCCGGCCGGCGCGCCGTACCCGGCGGGGCCGCTCGTCGTCCTGGACGGTGCCGCACTCGCCCACACCGCCGACGGCGGCACCCTGCACTGCCCGGCCGCCACCGTCACGGAACTGGTGGAGTGGGCGCTCGGCGCCGGCATCGGGCAGGAGCGGCTGCACCGCCACGGGCGCGACGCCGATCCGCTGGTCGTGCTCACCGAAGCCGCCGCAGAACGGCTCGGGCTGCCCGCGCGGCTGACGGACCGCCGCAACCTCCGGCTGCCCGAGGACCACCCTGCGGTCCGCGACCTGCTCGCGGCCGGCTGGCGGCTGACCCGCCGCGGGTTCGGGCCCTGGGCCCGCGTCCACCAGCCCGTCGAGGCGCACGGCACACGCCGCTGCGTCCAGCTGGCCGTGCTGCCCTGGGACGCCCTCGATCCCCGCGCCTGGTCGGACCTCACCGCTTTGGCCACGCCCGGTGAACTCGCCCGCGCCCTGGGCACGTACGCCACCCGTGTCCTCACTCCGCGGGGCTCCACCGCCGTCAACGGGCTGGAGCTGATGACGGCGCTGCGTCCGCCCACCCGGCCGGTACGGGACGCGACCGGCGGCTGGACCTCGGGCCCCGTCGCCGGGTCGCTGGCCGTCGCGGTGGACCCGGCCCCGCCGGAGGCCCCCGACGAGCATCCCGTCGCGGCCGGCCGCGATTCGCACGACGTCCTCGACGAGGAGGCGTACGAGTGGGTGCGCGACCCGGACCTGCTCAGCGACGCCGAGTGCGCCCTGCCCCATGCCGTCGGCCTGGACGTGAACATGGCGTTCGCCGCCGCCGCCAACCGGCTGCGGGTCGGCCTCGGCGCCCCCCTGCACACCGACGGCCCGCGCTTCGACCCCAAGCTGCCCGGCGCCTGGTACGCCGACCTGTCCGGCATCGCGACGGACCCCCGGCTGCCGTCCCCGTTCACCCCCACCGGACAGCGCCCCACCGGGCCGGCCTGGTACGCGACGCCGACCCTGGCCTACGCCGCCGAACTCGGCCACCCAGTACGGCCGCTGGAGGCCTGGCTGCGGCCGGAGGCCGGACCGTACCTCGACCCCTGGTACACCCGGCTGCGGGACGCCTACCTGGCGACGATGGCGGACCTGGGGGTGACCAAGGACCTCACCGACGCGGACTTCCTGGCCGCCATGGAACGGCACCGCGGCGCCGACCCGGCGACCGCGGGGGTGCTCTCCGCGATCAAGGCGACGGTGAAGGGCGGCATCGGCAAGCTGCGCGAACGCCCGCAGGGCGCGGGCCACCGCCCCGGCGGCCGGTGGCCCGCCCTGGAACGGCCCACCTGGCGCCCCGACATCAGAGCCGCCGTCATCGCGCAGGCCCGCACCAACATGCACCGCAAGATGGCGCGGATGGCCGCCCACGGCCACTTCCCGCTGGCCGTGCTGTCCGACTGCGTCGTCTACCCCGCCCCCGGCCCCTCCCCGCTGGACCTGCTGCCCCGCACCGGGGACGGCGCCCCGGCGCCGGGGGTCTTCCGGCTCGGCGTCTCACCCGGCATGGTCAAGCTCGAAGGAGCCAGGGAACTGTGGTGGGCCGCCGAACTCATGGAGCAGGGACACAACCCCGCCCGGCACATCAAGGAGTAGCACCTCGTGGGAGAGATCGGCGACGGCATCGAGACCGCGCTCCAGGCCACGGCCACCCGCCCGCCGCCGGTGACTCCCGGCGCCCGGTTCCGGCTGCTGCTGCGCGCCGAGAAGGGCTCCACCAAGGCGGTGGCCGCCCGGCTCGGTATCTCCCCGCGCACCGTGCAGCGCCATCTCGCCGGGCAGATCAGACGCCCCACGCCACGGCTGGCCGCCGCGCTGGAACGTGAGGTGCGCCGTGCCTGGCAGCCCCGCGTCCGGGCCCGCGCCATCCGCGCCGCCTCCGCCGCCGGGGTGGTGGTGGAAACGCGCGCCCGGTTCGGCTTCACGGCCGCGCCCGGCTCCACCGACGACCCGCGGCTGCGCCGGCTCACCGAGCAGTTGCCGCCCGACGCTTCGGCCCGGCTGCTGGCGGCCCATCAGGCCGGCGGCTCGGAGGAGGACCTGCGCCGCATCCTGGGTGAGGCGCTCGGCCACGTCTACTTCCGCGACCACGGCCGCCGCGCCCAGGGCCTGGACGTCGAGATCAACGATGTCGACTACCTGGAGCTGAACCTCGGCGGCTGACCGGCACCGGCGTCCTCGGTTTCGGCAGGGTCCTGGCCATGGGTGTCGAACCGCCGCGCCCGGGGCGGCCGGGGCCATCCGGCGGCCACGGGAGGGATACCGTCCCACGCCGCCGCCGCGCGGCGGCGCTCGCGCGCTTCGCCCGCACCGGCCGTTCCCCGGTGGAATGAGCGGCGCTCAGCCGCCGGCGGCCGGGCCGAACTCCGCCAGGGCCGCGGCCACGATGGCCTCCAGATGGTCGGAGTGGGCGCCGCGCCAGTAGACCCGGGCACAGCGCTTACAGCGGGCGAACACGTCGTACGTGCGCCGGGTCCCGCCGTCCAGGCCGGGGGCGACCTCGTCCTTGCCCACGGTCTCCAGCTCGCCGTTGCACGCGGTGCACCGCGTCCACGGGGCGAGACGGGGCGCGAAACGGCCCAGTACGTCGCGCAGTTGCTCATCGGGCCGGTCGCTGTAGACGAAGCCGCCCGCCCAGATCTCCCGGCGGCGCAGCAGCCCCCGGTCGCGGGAGAGCAGCACCCGGCGCTCGGTGGCGGAACGGGTGGCCAGGGCCGGGTCGCCGATGTCCTCGCTCTCGTAGGCGGCGTCCACCCCCAGCAGCCGCAGCCGGCGGGCCAGGGTGCCCAGGTGGACGTCGAGCAGGAAGCGCAGTGGCGCGCCCGGCACCCGCTGGGGCCGGGTCACCGCGGCGACCTCGATGGTCTCGCCGCCCCGCGGGACGTAGGAGAATTCCACCGGCCTGCCGTCGGCGGTCAGAGTGCCGACCTCGGTGAGCGGGGTGCCGCAGGACTCCACGACATGGCCGAGCGTGGACACCTGGTCGACGGCGGCCCGTACGCCTTCCGCGCGCCGGCGCGCGGACAACAGCGGGTGGAGTGCGGGGGCGAAGTGGAGCCGGATCTCTGGGGGAGGCACCGGGCCAGCATCCCATTGGCCGGGTGGCCGGCACCGGAAATTAATTTTGCAGGCTCTGCACTTTTGCATACCCTGCAAGGTGTGACCGGTGAACAGAGGCCCGAGGGGCTGCGCGACCGCAAGAAGCGGGCCACTCATCGTGCGCTCACCGAGGCAGCCGTACGGCTCGCGGCCGAGCACGGCGCCGAGAACGTCACCGTCGAGGCGATCAGCGAAGCCGCCGGTGTCTCGCCGCGTACCTTCTTCAACTACTTCGACAACCGCGACGAGGCCTTCGTCATGATCGACGCGGACGTCGCCGACCGGGTGCGGCGGGCGGTGCTCGACGCACCACCCGAGCGCCCCCCGCTGTGGGCCGTCGCGGACGCCTACGCGGCCGAACTGCCCGACCCCGGAACCGGCCACGAACTGTGGGAACTGCGCGTCCAGGTGCTGCGCCGCTCCCCGCATCTGCTGGTCCGCACCCTGGGCGCGCACCAGGCCGACGAGAAGAGGCTCGCGGGCACCATCGCCGCACGCGTGGCCGCCGCCGGATGCGCCGACCCCGGTGTCTACCCCCGGCTGCTGGCCGCCGTCGCCAACACCGCGGCCCGCGTCGCCATGGAGCACTGGAGCTCCGGCGACCGGGAGCGGCCCGTCCCGGAGATCTTCCGTGAGGTCTTCGGCCACCTCGCCGCCGGACTGCCCGCCCCCGGGCCCGCCGCGGCCCTGACCACCACCTCGGCCGGGTCCTGAGGACCCGGCCGCCACTTACACCCTCCGCACATCGAGAAGGACATCGTGACCCTCACGACCGAGGCGCCCGAGGAAACCCCGGGCGCCATGACCAACCGCCAGATACTCCAGGCGATGTCCGGCCTGATGGCCGGCATGTTCGTCGCCATCCTGGCCGGCACGGTGGTGGCCAACGCCCTGCCCCGCATCATTACCGACCTCAATGCGAGCCAGTCCTCCTACACCTGGGTCATCACCTCCGAACTGCTGGCGATGACCGCCACCGTCCCGCTGTGGGGCAAGCTGTCCGACCTCTACAACAAGAAGCTGCTGCTCCAGCTGTCCCTGGGCCTGTTCCTGGTCGGCTCGCTGCTGGCCGGCTTCTCCCAGGGCGTGGGCCTGCTGATCTTCAGCCGGGTGGTGCAGGGCATCGGCGCCGGCGGGCTCACCGCCCTCGTCCAGATCGTGATGGCCGCCGTGATCCCGCCCCGCCGGCTGGGCAAGTACGCCGGGATCTTCGGCGCGGTCTTCGCCGTCGGCACCGTCGCCGGACCGCTCATCGGCGGCGTCCTGGTCGACACCCCCTGGCTGGGATGGCGCTGGTGCTTCTTCATCGGCGTGCCGTTCGCCCTGGCCGCGATCGTCATCCTGCAGCGCACCCTGACCCTGCCCACCGTGCGCCGTGAGGTCAAGATCGACTACCTGGGCGCCGGGCTGATCGTCGCCGGGGTGTGCGCCCTGCTGATCTGGACCACCATGGCCGGCAACCAGTTCGACTGGGCCTCGTGGCAGACCGCCGTCCTCACCGGTGGTGGCGTGATCCTGCTGGGCTTCGCCGTTCTCGTGGAGTCCCGGGTGGCCGAACCGGTCATCCCGCTGACGATCTTCCGCAACCGCACCGTCACCCTGACCACCGTCGCCAGCCTCCTCGTCGGTCTGGCCATGTTCGGCGGCACCGTCTTCCTCTCCCAGTACTTCCAGATCGCCCTGGGCAAGTCCCCGACCGTCGCCGGCCTGATGAGCCTGCCGATGATCGGTGGTCTGCTGGTGTCCTCCACAGTCGCCGGACAGCTCATCAGCGCCACCGGACGCTGGAAGATCTATCTGGTGGCCGGCGGCATCACCATGACCGCCGGGCTCGGGCTGCTGTCCACCATCGGTGCCGACACCGGGTTCGGAGTGCTCAGCATCTACATGGCCCTGCTGGGCGTCGGCGTCGGCCTGCTCATGCAGAACCTGGTGCTGGCCGCCCAGAACGACGTGCCCGCCGCCGAACTGGGCAGCGCCACCTCCGTACTGTCCTTCTTCCGCAGCATGGGCGGCACCATCGGCACCTCCGTGCTCGGCGCGGTGCTCGCCAACCGGGTCGCCGGCCAGCTCGGCGGCTTCGACGCGGGCGGCGACAGCCACTCGGTGCCCGACATCTCCGAGCTGTCGGACGAGGCCCGCGAGGTCGTCCAGAACGCCTACGGCAACGCCACCGGCGATCTCTTCCTGATCGCCACCCCGTTCGCCGTCCTCGCCCTGATCACCGTCCTGTTCATCAAGGAGAAGACGCTGAAGACCACCAACGCCACCCAGCGGCTGGCCGAGGAGGCCCGGCAGGAGGAGGCCGCCGCCAAGGAGACGGCCCCGACCACCGGCTGACCCCGGACGCCGCGCCCGACCCGCGGAGCCGGGCGGGCGCGGCGTACCGGCGCCGGGTTCCGTTACCCCACCGGGTCTGTGACGGGCCATCGGTTCTGTGCATGATGGGACCCACGGTCCCTCTAGCGATGGCGAGTTGACCCCGATGGGTGAGTACGGCAAGGACGTGCGGGAGACGGCGGCGGCACCGGAGATCGACACCTCGGTCCCGCACTCGGCCCGGATATGGAACTACTGGCTCGGCGGCAAGGACAACTACGAGGTCGACCGGACGGCGGGCGACCAGTACGCCGCGACCTTCCCCGGGATCTTCGACATCGCCCGGGTCAGCCGCTACTTCCTGCACCGCACCGTGCGCCACCTGGCGGGCGAGGCGGGCATCCGGCAGTTCCTCGACGTGGGCACCGGCCTGCCCACCGAGGACAACACCCACGAGATCGCCCAGCGCGTCGCCCCCGACGCGCGGATCGTGTACGTCGACAACGACCCGCTGGTGCTGGTGCACGCCCAGGCGCTGCTCACCTCGACCCCCGAGGGCCGCACCGATTACATCGACGCCGATCTCCACGACCCGGCCCGCATCATCCGGCTGGCCTCCCGCACCCTGGACCTCTCCCGGCCCGTCGCGCTGATCCTCTCCGACGTCATGGGGCATGTCCCCGACGACCGGCGGGCACAGGACGTGGTGCGGCAGCTGGTGGGCGAGCTGCCGCCGGGCAGCTATCTGATGCTGTCGCACGGCGCCACCACCTCCCAGGAGGTCATGGAGGCGCAGGACGACTACAACGACAGCGGCGCCGCCCCGTACCGGTTGCGCACCCTGGAACAGATCTCCCGGTTCTTCGACGGCATGGACCTGGTGGAGCCCGGCGTGGTGCCCATGCCCCAGTGGCGGCCCGATCTCGGTGAACTGAGCCCGCACCCCGAGGGTGCCGGGATCGGGGGG
It contains:
- a CDS encoding ROK family protein, producing the protein MVLRALRAAGESGRSPSLAELAAVTGLSRPTVEQVVESLLGAGYAAAAVNGDGTRAPRVGRPARRFRFRAEAGHLLGVEIGALRVAVLVSDLAGRRVGSAVRTATARTPAAERLALVEGAARAALMASGVARDSVRAVGVGSPGIMAADGSVRLCAALPGWTGLALGERLRAALGAPVVVENDANVAAVGERWRGTAVGCDDVVMVLAGLSPGAGSLIGGRVHRGYGGAAGEIGALHLLGRGATPESLLSTDGRPLAALDEAAVGRVFERARGGEALAGAAVERYVERLTHDVTALVLALDPELVVVGGWASGLDGVVEPLARELSRYCLRTPRVAASALGAEAIAWGALRMALDRVEAEMFAVHPPGGPAECGVRPE
- the purB gene encoding adenylosuccinate lyase, with the translated sequence MTDKPRIPNVLAGRYASAELARLWSPEYKVVLERRLWLAVLRAQRDLGVAVPDEALADYERVLERVDLASIAERERVTRHDVKARIEEFNALAGHEQIHKGMTSRDLTENVEQLQIRLSLELVRDRTVALLARLGRLAGEYGGLVMAGRSHNVAAQATTLGKRFATGADELLVAFGRVEELLARYPLRGIKGPVGTSQDMLDLLGGDPARLADLEARIAGHLGFARALTSVGQVYPRSLDYEVVSALVQLAAAPSSLAKTIRLMAGQELVTEGFQPGQVGSSAMPHKMNTRSCERVNGLAVILRGHASMVGELAGDQWNEGDVSCSVVRRVALPDAFFAFDGLVETFLTVLDEFGAFEPVVARELDRFLPFLATTKVLMAAVRAGVGRETAHEVIKEHAVASALRLREGGERNELLERLAADDRIPLGAAELAALMADRLSFTGAAGEQVAAVVAAVEEVAERHPKAATYTPGAIL
- a CDS encoding SGNH/GDSL hydrolase family protein, with amino-acid sequence MELERDRGQEGAEPVRSFVAVGDSFTEGMSDALPDGSYRGWADVLADRLAGHAPGFRYANLAVRGKLIAQITSDQVPLAAAMDADLVTLVGGLNDVLRPRCDLPRVCGLLEEAVERLAPSCRTLLLMRSPGRTGPVLERYRGRMEELYAHIDTLAARHEGVVVADLYASRALGDPRMWADDRLHLTTEGHRRVAEAVWQRLGHPASFDWDAPLPPPTPVGFGQRVGTNVRFAREHLLPWIGRRLTGRSSGDGRAPKRPELSPP
- a CDS encoding hemolysin family protein, which codes for MIALQLLTGLLMIALNAFFVFGEFCLISVRRSQIDPLAAQGDARARRVLVALEHLSLLMATAQLGITLTTLVLGIVAEPAIAHLLEPLLHGIGVPQGATHPIAFVVALSVATYLHMLLGEMVPKNIALATPLRCALLLGPPLLALSRALSPLVRGINDLASAVLRLLRVTPRDEVVAVFSDEELDRIVTDSGAAGLLDERATGRLRDALRLARRPVGEVMRPRGAVVTARVGISPHELEALSARTGFSRFPVLDERGAVLGYLHVKDALNAARPQLPFTLSALRPIARVGAGTPLDEVLTAMRGGATHLAAVMGADGRPTGVVTMEDVLRELVGPPGGTASAAPSR
- the tap gene encoding telomere-associated protein Tap; amino-acid sequence: MSDAENALFAAVDALVEQAAAHGELPPPAERRRLREAAGLTRQQVAGALDVSWQAVAAWESGRAVPRPPKRAAYARLLERLAERHPQPAAQGGASRPAEGAAGDGKRTDGAPGAREEEPPTAGAATERARGVLADAPDVPDAYGADASPVPRTEREGAAAPPSGAPAPGRRPAAGGSDRPGKPAADRTGTAVGAVAVPGPAQPGDDAQALPGAGPARPAGAPYPAGPLVVLDGAALAHTADGGTLHCPAATVTELVEWALGAGIGQERLHRHGRDADPLVVLTEAAAERLGLPARLTDRRNLRLPEDHPAVRDLLAAGWRLTRRGFGPWARVHQPVEAHGTRRCVQLAVLPWDALDPRAWSDLTALATPGELARALGTYATRVLTPRGSTAVNGLELMTALRPPTRPVRDATGGWTSGPVAGSLAVAVDPAPPEAPDEHPVAAGRDSHDVLDEEAYEWVRDPDLLSDAECALPHAVGLDVNMAFAAAANRLRVGLGAPLHTDGPRFDPKLPGAWYADLSGIATDPRLPSPFTPTGQRPTGPAWYATPTLAYAAELGHPVRPLEAWLRPEAGPYLDPWYTRLRDAYLATMADLGVTKDLTDADFLAAMERHRGADPATAGVLSAIKATVKGGIGKLRERPQGAGHRPGGRWPALERPTWRPDIRAAVIAQARTNMHRKMARMAAHGHFPLAVLSDCVVYPAPGPSPLDLLPRTGDGAPAPGVFRLGVSPGMVKLEGARELWWAAELMEQGHNPARHIKE
- the tpg gene encoding telomere-protecting terminal protein Tpg, which produces MGEIGDGIETALQATATRPPPVTPGARFRLLLRAEKGSTKAVAARLGISPRTVQRHLAGQIRRPTPRLAAALEREVRRAWQPRVRARAIRAASAAGVVVETRARFGFTAAPGSTDDPRLRRLTEQLPPDASARLLAAHQAGGSEEDLRRILGEALGHVYFRDHGRRAQGLDVEINDVDYLELNLGG